The nucleotide window AACCATTTTTCGCCGGTAAGGTTCCCACTCCCCATCAACCATGTCTCCTCTCGTCGCCGATGCGTTCGCCATATTTCCCGATGCCGTGTCCATGCGCAGGCGTTGCGCGGTTAAAGCGGAAGCAGTCGCGTTCATGCCATCAAACAACGCCATGTTACTGACCTCCCAAAGCGGTTTTTAAATTGCCAAACTGTCCGTCCATCCGATCAACGAGCGCCGATTGATAGATTTGATTATTGGCCATCTCCGCCATCTCTTTGTCCATATCTACACTGTTGCCGTTATGATTATAACTTCGGCTGCGATCAACAGATGTATAGGCCTCACGATCCCCTTCGGAAAAATCGACATGCCTTCCGTCCGTCTTTTGGGCGTCGAACTGTCGCCTAGCATCATCCAACATATGTTCAAAGTTTGCTTTCTTTGCTTTATAGTTCGGCGTATCTGCATTTGCAATGTTGTTTGCGGTCGTATTTTGTCGAAGTTCGGCGCCGTCCAAGCCGTTGTGCAATTGGTCAATGGTCGATGAAAACAAAGCCATCACACACACCTCCTTGTTCAAAAATAAATCAAACGTTAAGCCTATACTTATGTACTTAATACTTACGTTGGGTTTAATTCGTCCTTACCATTGTATAAAAAAGACAAGATAATTGTCTATTAGAAACGAAAAAAAACGAAAAACAGTAACTATTATCTATTAAAAACAAGGGGTTGTTTCTTTTATATAGTTCTTTTTACTCATTATATTTCCGGCGACAGTTGTTTAGGCCTAAAAGCTTAGTAAGCTTGTTTCGGATGATCTTGAAAACTATTCTGCCTTTTTGCTTTATAAACTTGTCTTTTCGCCAAGCTTTTATGGCGAAAGCCTTCGCCCAAATTATCTACTAAAAAAACACCCAATATTGCTTTTGTAATATCGGGTGTTTCATCCTATTTATTTATCCTTTCGGCCTTCCATGGTGACCAAAATATCTGGCATTGGTTCCGTCCGTTCGTTCGTCCTAACTCCTTCATGACGACTATTAAAAATCTCGAGCGATCCGTTTCGGTCGCCATACGCCATTTATAGCCATGCACCACGCTAAATTTCGCCATAAAAACTTGATTTTTCTTCAAGTTTTTATGGCGAAAACCTTAGCTCCCAAAAAAAACAGCCCGTCCCCCTCGATGAAAGGGAAGACTGACTGTCATTACTTTCCGTTTTAATCGTCGCGGAGGCGCTCCAATTCGACGAGAAACTTATTGTTAAGCACTTTAATATACGTTCCTTTCATGCCCAACGAGCGAGATTCAATCACACCCGCGCTTTCCAGTTTGCGGAGGGCATTTACGATAACTGAACGTGTGATGCCGACACGATCGGCAATTTTACTGGCGACGAGCAATCCTTCCTTGCCGTCCAACTCTTCAAAAATGTGTTCAACGGCTTCCAATTCACTGTATGAAAGTGAACTGATCGCCATTTGCACAACCGCTTTGCTCCGGGCTTCATCTTCGATTTCCGAAGCTTTTTCATGAAGAATTTCCATGCCGACAACGGTCGCCCCGTATTCGGCCAATACCAAATCATCGTCGCTAAAACGATCGTTCAAACGGGCAAGAATCAACGTTCCCAAACGTTGACCGCCACCGATAATCGGAACGATCGTTGTAAGCCCGGTGCGGAAAAGGTCCCGGTTCTCTACCGGAAAAGCGGTATGCTCACTGTCAATGTCGAGGTTTGGCGAGGTTTCGTTGACATTGAAGATGCCGGCAGTGTATTCCTCCGGAAATTGTCGTTCTTCGAGGATCCGGTCGATTTTTTCATGGCCAATCTCTTGTTCAATTGAGTAACCGAGCAATTTTCCCCGACGACTTACAACAAAAACGTTGGCAGCAATCACTTCACTTAACGTTTCCGCCATGTCTTTAAAATCTACATGCTGGCCCGTCGTCTTTTGTAGCATATCATTGATTTGTCTCGATTTCGTTAGTAGTTCCATTGTGAATCATTTCCTCCTATTGTTAAATTACAAAATAAAGTGGCTCGTGTCTTCGTTTCCGGCAACATCCGCGAGTTTTTCTTCGACATAAGGGGCAGTTATTGTGATTGTTTCCAGCGTGATGTCGGAAGCTTCGAAGGACAGTTCCTCAAGCAATCGTTCGAGCAGCGTGTGCAATCGCCTGGCCCCGATGTTTTCCGTTTCGCGATTGACATGTTCGGCTAATTCTGCAATCTTGTCAACAGCTTCGTCAGAAAATTCTACATCTATACCCTCCGTTTTCAAAAGTGCCGCATATTGCTTGAGGAGGGCATTGTCAGGTTCGCAAAGAATCCTGATAAAATCTTCTTTCGACAAATTCTCCAATTCCACGCGTGTCGGAAAACGGCCTTGAAGTTCGGGGATTAAGTCC belongs to Salicibibacter cibi and includes:
- the codY gene encoding GTP-sensing pleiotropic transcriptional regulator CodY; this translates as MELLTKSRQINDMLQKTTGQHVDFKDMAETLSEVIAANVFVVSRRGKLLGYSIEQEIGHEKIDRILEERQFPEEYTAGIFNVNETSPNLDIDSEHTAFPVENRDLFRTGLTTIVPIIGGGQRLGTLILARLNDRFSDDDLVLAEYGATVVGMEILHEKASEIEDEARSKAVVQMAISSLSYSELEAVEHIFEELDGKEGLLVASKIADRVGITRSVIVNALRKLESAGVIESRSLGMKGTYIKVLNNKFLVELERLRDD
- the flgB gene encoding flagellar basal body rod protein FlgB, producing the protein MALFSSTIDQLHNGLDGAELRQNTTANNIANADTPNYKAKKANFEHMLDDARRQFDAQKTDGRHVDFSEGDREAYTSVDRSRSYNHNGNSVDMDKEMAEMANNQIYQSALVDRMDGQFGNLKTALGGQ